The stretch of DNA TGGCCAACTGGCCGGACTTCTCCTCAAAGCGGCAGCTAACGCGGGTTGGGTAGCTTCGGAGGGTACTCGTGAGCGGCACAACGGTCACGGTGCTCAGATACTTGTTCGCCTCGTTTGGGGAGACAACCAGGCAAGGTCGGCTCTTGCTAATCTCGGAGCCCACGGTTGGGTTAAGCCCCACCAGCCAAACCTCAAAGCGCCTTACCGCTACCACGTCCATTCCTCCCCGTCAAACGCGTTCTCCACGCCCTCGAAGTAGTCCCCCTCAGGCGCATGCTCCTTGGCGGCCTTGGCGAATG from Williamwhitmania sp. encodes:
- a CDS encoding type II toxin-antitoxin system PemK/MazF family toxin; the protein is MDVVAVRRFEVWLVGLNPTVGSEISKSRPCLVVSPNEANKYLSTVTVVPLTSTLRSYPTRVSCRFEEKSGQLAIDQIRSVDKARLTKKLGVMDEETCQLLCSTIAETFRY